The Pseudobacteriovorax antillogorgiicola genome includes a region encoding these proteins:
- a CDS encoding GNAT family N-acetyltransferase, translating to MSQQTVAYRNLFENQHVHVYLDGPVLTASCGGHRFVLSYTLENQVIRIGSPEAEMPKVVVLTAMEHLFGHFNDVGSIELHHDFKSVLIGSMEYFREGSRLVCYKHEFMQNPYLWHHRGRYSVRPESWVEGPHGSHPERPRVGDGELYRRYMPKIAKTISFQTLSPEKHLDVFYEWHHQDRVAKFWELDKTKDELKAYINSLREDPRTDPVLLSFDDVPAGYLEFYWVSEDRLAPYYDWCEAYDRGIHLLIGNEDCLGTENTMAVLESLTHFTFLDEARCRRLMGEPRADNKRMLRYVESLGYWQSHYEFDFPHKRAALLEATRQKFFSQETWT from the coding sequence ATGAGCCAACAAACGGTTGCCTATCGAAACTTATTTGAAAACCAGCACGTCCACGTCTACCTTGATGGCCCTGTATTAACGGCGTCTTGTGGTGGTCACAGGTTTGTCCTTAGCTATACTTTAGAGAATCAGGTGATTCGGATCGGCTCGCCGGAAGCTGAGATGCCTAAGGTGGTAGTTTTAACAGCCATGGAGCATCTTTTCGGCCACTTCAATGATGTGGGAAGCATTGAGCTACACCATGATTTCAAAAGCGTTTTGATAGGGTCGATGGAGTATTTTCGAGAGGGAAGCCGCCTAGTTTGTTATAAACACGAATTTATGCAGAACCCCTACCTTTGGCATCATCGCGGTCGCTACAGTGTTCGACCCGAATCGTGGGTAGAAGGGCCTCATGGTAGTCACCCCGAAAGACCTAGGGTCGGAGACGGAGAACTCTACCGACGATACATGCCAAAGATTGCAAAGACGATCAGCTTTCAGACCCTTTCCCCGGAAAAGCACTTGGATGTCTTCTACGAATGGCATCATCAAGATCGGGTGGCTAAGTTTTGGGAACTCGATAAAACAAAAGACGAACTAAAAGCTTACATCAATTCACTCCGTGAAGACCCGCGCACTGATCCTGTATTGCTGTCGTTTGATGATGTGCCGGCAGGGTATCTAGAGTTCTACTGGGTTTCAGAAGATCGATTGGCGCCTTACTATGACTGGTGTGAAGCCTACGATCGTGGAATCCATCTGCTGATTGGCAATGAGGATTGCCTTGGCACAGAAAACACTATGGCGGTTCTTGAATCGTTGACTCATTTTACATTTCTCGATGAAGCACGATGCCGTCGGCTCATGGGAGAACCTCGGGCCGATAATAAGAGAATGCTGCGTTATGTAGAGTCGCTCGGCTACTGGCAGTCACATTATGAGTTCGATTTTCCTCATAAGCGAGCTGCTTTGCTAGAAGCCACAAGGCAGAAGTTCTTTAGCCAGGAGACGTGGACGTGA
- a CDS encoding MFS transporter — protein MIQFIKAALILFGTAQAVQFILYPALAEALQLSISQVIGAYALGSFCFLFGGPFWALKSKQWGRLVAIRIGLVGQVLSLGATLWLMLRGNADSNGLLLLAIRIFYGLTASAIVPVSQAILADLSGQGKQRLRAMTTHSLMLNIGRLIGPLLVWGLLSIQLELFFGLLAILNLAVLGVSLRFSWESGVAELNSRGLSIDAQRFLGIPILALLLTTVVGIVQSSLGGLLELRFGLSPQESSHLLAQMIVASSLIMIVNQLALGRWAKKAEGWPLFGGVCGLLLATGFLLVAQNLILVFASIVLLGSSVAILVPAYTALHSQRIDADQGGAAASLSVSHTLGYGLGGLIAAIAFDWLPVASYWSALLVSLIGLLYLLFLDKSFSSQGAEHELPDIS, from the coding sequence GTGATTCAGTTTATCAAGGCAGCACTGATTTTGTTCGGAACGGCGCAAGCCGTTCAGTTCATTCTCTATCCAGCTCTTGCTGAAGCGTTGCAATTGTCTATCAGCCAAGTAATTGGGGCTTATGCACTAGGGTCGTTCTGCTTTCTGTTTGGGGGACCATTCTGGGCCCTAAAGAGCAAGCAATGGGGCCGCCTAGTGGCCATAAGAATTGGTCTTGTAGGCCAAGTTCTAAGCCTTGGTGCCACACTTTGGCTAATGCTCCGGGGCAATGCTGATAGCAATGGGTTGCTACTGCTCGCTATCAGGATCTTCTATGGTCTTACTGCTTCTGCGATTGTTCCGGTGAGCCAGGCAATCTTGGCTGATTTAAGCGGTCAAGGCAAGCAGCGTCTCAGGGCGATGACGACTCATAGTCTTATGCTAAACATAGGGCGGCTAATCGGTCCGCTTCTTGTTTGGGGTTTGCTAAGCATTCAACTCGAACTCTTTTTTGGTTTGTTAGCCATACTAAATTTGGCCGTCCTTGGAGTCTCCTTGAGATTTAGCTGGGAGTCTGGTGTAGCTGAATTGAACAGCCGAGGGTTGTCCATCGATGCTCAACGGTTTCTCGGAATACCGATCTTGGCACTTCTACTAACCACAGTGGTTGGCATTGTTCAGTCGAGTTTGGGGGGGCTGTTAGAATTACGATTCGGTTTGAGTCCTCAAGAATCTAGTCATCTGCTTGCGCAGATGATCGTGGCTAGTAGTTTGATCATGATTGTCAACCAGCTCGCGCTCGGTCGCTGGGCTAAAAAGGCTGAAGGTTGGCCACTCTTTGGTGGGGTTTGCGGTCTTCTGCTAGCAACGGGCTTCTTACTCGTTGCACAAAATCTAATTCTGGTGTTCGCCAGTATTGTACTGCTAGGCTCTAGTGTTGCAATATTGGTCCCTGCTTATACTGCCCTCCATAGCCAAAGGATTGATGCGGATCAGGGAGGTGCAGCGGCGTCACTCAGTGTAAGTCATACTTTAGGCTATGGTCTAGGTGGGCTAATTGCTGCCATAGCCTTCGATTGGCTTCCTGTTGCGAGCTACTGGTCCGCTTTACTAGTGAGTCTCATTGGTCTCTTGTACCTTCTGTTTCTCGATAAATCATTCAGTTCTCAAGGAGCGGAGCATGAACTCCCCGACATCTCATAA
- a CDS encoding IucA/IucC family protein, which yields MNSPTSHKYLNDLASKAGLTCFINSLLREYRGWSVGIWQEKEAVLIDLAPDVQAVLPLSHHSQLGLFQYQGEYVLKKGKVLRALSALELMDQILRYAPWSKPLAERDREELLARIENSNRIMFLALREQQETCGNLEMKPENFVQGEQSLWMGHNFHPAPKSREGWEDHELALYSPELNGKFALLWLEVHPSILVRKTSKSFSDHEWLVHMLASEGASGETILEKRDPNFSLLPFHPWQWQAIKKQVDIASYVDDGLIREIGETDSPWFPTSSVRTLYNPKHKYMLKYSLNIMLTNSVRKLYEHEVDRGLQVDDVLQSDVGKKWLSEYPAASVMGEPCYLAIKDHNGDLIPDTILSVRYNPFSEGSDERCFVLGALTQADSDEKGSLLKRMIDRLSKSRSLTLQSAAQEWFAHYLDVVVQPLLMAQADFGILMGAHQQNIVVKIDPTGIPEKLYFRDCQGTGYSKLGYDLLSPTIKSLDIENGNILQNNEGNILLSYYLMINASFAVINRLGVDCGLGEEPLIQQLRDYLLELRERGVQDSSCLDYLIDSAELLNKGNFICTVEQFNENTLENPLAIYQAIPNPIYQLGVQK from the coding sequence ATGAACTCCCCGACATCTCATAAATACTTAAACGACCTTGCATCAAAGGCTGGACTTACCTGTTTCATAAACTCCCTTTTGCGAGAGTATCGTGGATGGTCAGTAGGGATCTGGCAAGAAAAAGAGGCTGTGCTAATTGATTTAGCGCCGGATGTACAGGCAGTTCTGCCCCTGAGCCATCACTCACAACTAGGGCTGTTCCAGTATCAAGGTGAATATGTTCTCAAGAAAGGCAAAGTCTTAAGAGCCTTGTCTGCTTTAGAACTCATGGATCAAATCCTACGATATGCCCCTTGGTCTAAGCCATTGGCTGAAAGAGACCGAGAAGAACTGCTAGCAAGGATAGAAAATAGCAATCGCATTATGTTTCTCGCACTGCGGGAGCAGCAAGAAACATGTGGCAACCTTGAAATGAAACCAGAAAATTTTGTTCAGGGAGAACAATCCCTATGGATGGGCCATAACTTTCATCCTGCCCCCAAAAGCCGAGAGGGTTGGGAAGACCATGAGCTTGCGCTCTACAGCCCCGAGTTGAATGGGAAGTTCGCCTTGTTATGGCTTGAGGTCCATCCGTCGATTCTTGTTCGAAAGACTTCTAAAAGCTTCAGTGATCATGAGTGGTTGGTTCACATGCTAGCTTCCGAAGGGGCAAGTGGTGAAACAATCCTTGAAAAACGAGATCCTAACTTTTCTCTGCTGCCGTTTCACCCATGGCAGTGGCAAGCAATCAAAAAACAGGTAGACATTGCTTCGTATGTCGATGATGGCCTTATTCGGGAGATTGGTGAAACTGATTCTCCGTGGTTTCCAACCAGTTCCGTGCGAACGCTATATAATCCGAAGCATAAGTACATGCTAAAGTATTCTCTTAATATCATGCTGACAAACTCAGTTCGAAAGCTATACGAGCACGAGGTTGATCGGGGACTTCAGGTTGACGATGTTCTGCAATCGGACGTTGGAAAAAAGTGGTTATCGGAATATCCGGCGGCTAGTGTCATGGGAGAACCCTGTTATTTGGCTATAAAAGATCACAATGGCGACTTGATCCCAGACACCATTCTATCTGTTCGCTATAATCCCTTCTCAGAAGGCTCTGATGAGCGGTGCTTCGTGCTTGGTGCTCTGACCCAAGCAGACAGCGATGAAAAAGGCTCTCTTCTTAAGCGAATGATTGATCGTTTGAGCAAGTCTCGTAGTTTAACATTACAGTCTGCCGCTCAAGAATGGTTCGCTCACTATCTTGATGTGGTCGTTCAGCCGTTACTGATGGCACAAGCAGATTTCGGCATTTTGATGGGTGCTCACCAACAGAATATTGTGGTTAAAATCGATCCTACTGGAATCCCTGAGAAGCTATACTTTCGAGATTGCCAAGGAACCGGCTATAGCAAACTTGGCTATGACCTGCTGAGTCCGACGATCAAAAGTCTTGATATTGAAAACGGTAATATCCTACAGAACAATGAAGGAAATATTCTACTTAGCTACTACCTCATGATCAATGCTAGTTTTGCTGTGATAAATCGACTTGGAGTGGATTGCGGTCTCGGTGAAGAGCCGCTGATTCAACAGCTGCGGGACTATCTTTTAGAATTGCGCGAAAGAGGGGTACAGGATAGCTCCTGTCTTGATTATCTGATTGATTCAGCTGAGCTACTGAACAAGGGTAATTTCATCTGTACTGTAGAGCAATTTAACGAGAATACCTTGGAGAACCCACTGGCTATATATCAAGCCATTCCTAACCCTATCTATCAATTGGGAGTTCAAAAATGA